A region of Dethiosulfovibrio russensis DNA encodes the following proteins:
- a CDS encoding 2-oxoacid:acceptor oxidoreductase family protein — translation MSDRFEIRFAGSGGQGVILASVVVGEAVSLYADGLFAVQTQSYGPEARGGSSKAEVVISSEPIDYPMPVQPNLQVILTSQACEKYAADTKPGGRLIIDDFYVKDIPEVDANIYHLPIVKTARDVIGRELVTNMVSLGMVARVLELEKVAEPEAIRKAILSRVPKGTEEMNGKAFDEGYKVFKNSQSLHF, via the coding sequence ATGAGCGATCGTTTCGAAATTCGTTTCGCCGGCTCCGGCGGACAGGGCGTCATCTTGGCATCGGTCGTGGTCGGGGAGGCCGTCTCTCTTTACGCCGACGGGCTGTTCGCAGTTCAGACCCAGAGCTATGGTCCCGAAGCCAGAGGAGGCAGCTCCAAGGCAGAGGTGGTTATCTCCAGCGAGCCTATAGACTACCCCATGCCGGTTCAGCCTAATCTACAGGTCATCCTGACTTCCCAGGCTTGCGAGAAGTACGCTGCGGATACGAAGCCCGGAGGACGGCTGATAATAGACGATTTCTACGTCAAGGACATACCTGAGGTGGACGCCAACATCTATCATCTTCCCATCGTGAAGACGGCGAGAGACGTCATCGGACGAGAGCTTGTCACCAACATGGTCTCTCTCGGGATGGTGGCCAGAGTGCTCGAGCTTGAAAAGGTGGCGGAACCCGAAGCGATAAGGAAAGCCATCCTCTCCAGGGTTCCCAAAGGGACGGAGGAGATGAACGGCAAGGCTTTCGACGAGGGCTATAAAGTCTTCAAGAACAGCCAGTCGCTTCACTTTTAG
- a CDS encoding V-type ATP synthase subunit E, whose translation MSLSDIKKKIEADARAEAGKILDKAREQAGEVTADLRREMESMKDSYESRFESEKPEILRRREIVAKLDVKKLELGARQQLVDEVYKGSLEKLRALSAAKYISFVESLLGKAVQTGDEDIIIGKEDKHLNETWLKGYNEKHKTNLTMSGEKASITGGFILKRDKISENASFDMLVRWLRDDLEADVVKRLFSE comes from the coding sequence ATGTCTTTATCCGACATAAAGAAAAAAATCGAGGCTGATGCCAGAGCAGAGGCCGGAAAAATCCTGGATAAAGCTCGAGAACAGGCTGGAGAAGTAACGGCCGATTTAAGGCGAGAGATGGAGTCGATGAAGGACTCCTATGAATCTCGATTCGAGAGCGAAAAACCGGAAATTTTGCGACGCCGCGAGATAGTGGCGAAGCTGGACGTCAAGAAGCTTGAGCTCGGTGCCAGACAGCAGCTTGTCGACGAGGTTTACAAGGGATCTCTGGAGAAACTCAGAGCCCTTTCTGCCGCTAAGTATATTTCTTTCGTCGAATCCCTCTTGGGGAAAGCGGTTCAGACAGGCGACGAGGATATAATAATAGGCAAAGAGGACAAGCACCTCAACGAAACCTGGCTCAAGGGATACAACGAAAAGCACAAGACCAACCTGACTATGTCGGGAGAAAAGGCTTCTATAACCGGAGGCTTTATACTCAAGAGGGATAAGATAAGCGAAAACGCTTCCTTCGATATGTTGGTCCGCTGGCTTCGGGACGATCTTGAGGCAGACGTTGTAAAACGGCTGTTCTCAGAGTAG
- the tsaE gene encoding tRNA (adenosine(37)-N6)-threonylcarbamoyltransferase complex ATPase subunit type 1 TsaE, with amino-acid sequence MTFSITTTSSEETESFGAAFAKVLTPGSIILLNGTLGMGKTTFVRGMLKALEWREVRSPSFTLVNEYYSTIPVAHADLYRLKKVDFRELGLDEYSDDGWVVVIEWPDRLTSVPKLEGFSVLFKGNENDAFLRTIEVHPLDDVSRDICDSLDLENWRP; translated from the coding sequence ATGACTTTTTCGATTACAACTACGTCGTCGGAAGAGACCGAGTCTTTCGGTGCCGCCTTCGCGAAAGTCCTGACTCCGGGATCGATAATCCTGTTGAACGGTACTCTGGGTATGGGAAAGACTACCTTTGTCAGAGGGATGCTCAAAGCACTTGAATGGAGGGAAGTGAGAAGCCCTTCTTTTACCTTGGTTAACGAGTATTATTCGACCATCCCAGTAGCTCATGCCGACCTCTATCGTCTGAAAAAAGTCGATTTCAGGGAGTTGGGATTGGACGAATACAGCGACGATGGTTGGGTTGTCGTGATCGAATGGCCCGATAGGTTGACCTCCGTTCCTAAGCTGGAGGGTTTTTCCGTCTTGTTCAAAGGAAACGAGAACGATGCTTTCCTCAGAACCATAGAGGTCCATCCTCTGGACGATGTCAGTCGAGATATTTGTGATTCCTTGGACTTAGAGAATTGGAGGCCTTGA
- a CDS encoding 2-oxoacid:acceptor oxidoreductase subunit alpha, whose translation MGKVAFWQGNEALAMGALAAGCRFFGGYPITPSTEIAEKMAEELPKLDGRFIQMEDEISAIAATIGASIAGSKALTATSGPGFSLKQENLGLAYEAEIPIVVVDVMRGGPSTGLPTKAGQQDVMQARWGTHGDHGTIAYAPSSVEECYTMAIDAFNAAEKYRQPVLIMSDAEIGHMREKIEIPDPEDVRISSRKKPTVEMDKFVPYKADPEDDIPPMASFGDGYRWHVTGLTHNDWGFPTNNADEIEKKMTRLMRKIDRFRDDIVRYDTESVEDADILVVSYGSVARSSSRAVKDARARGMKVGHFRPVTLWPFPDKELEKLARKVKTIIVPELNCGQMVLEVERAVHGKSRVVPMELVNGDLFHPKDILEKISQEVR comes from the coding sequence ATGGGTAAAGTAGCGTTTTGGCAGGGTAACGAGGCTTTGGCTATGGGGGCCTTGGCTGCCGGCTGTCGTTTCTTCGGCGGTTATCCCATAACCCCCTCCACCGAGATAGCTGAAAAGATGGCGGAAGAACTTCCCAAACTGGACGGTCGTTTCATCCAGATGGAGGACGAGATTTCCGCTATAGCAGCGACCATTGGCGCTTCCATCGCCGGTTCTAAAGCTCTTACCGCGACCTCCGGGCCTGGCTTTTCCCTTAAACAGGAGAACCTGGGTCTTGCTTACGAGGCGGAGATACCGATAGTCGTAGTCGACGTTATGAGAGGCGGCCCCTCCACGGGACTTCCCACTAAGGCGGGACAGCAGGACGTCATGCAGGCTCGTTGGGGAACCCACGGGGATCACGGCACCATAGCCTATGCCCCTTCCTCGGTGGAGGAGTGCTACACCATGGCTATCGATGCCTTCAACGCCGCCGAGAAATATCGTCAGCCGGTGCTGATAATGAGCGACGCCGAGATCGGTCATATGAGAGAGAAGATAGAGATTCCCGATCCCGAGGACGTCAGGATCTCGAGCAGGAAAAAGCCGACCGTGGAGATGGACAAGTTCGTCCCGTATAAAGCCGACCCAGAGGACGATATCCCTCCGATGGCGTCCTTCGGCGACGGCTATCGTTGGCACGTCACCGGTCTTACCCATAACGATTGGGGTTTCCCGACCAATAACGCCGACGAGATAGAGAAGAAGATGACCCGTCTGATGAGAAAGATAGACCGGTTCAGAGACGATATAGTCCGTTACGATACCGAGTCCGTAGAGGATGCCGATATCCTGGTGGTCTCTTACGGCAGCGTGGCCCGTTCCAGTTCCAGAGCCGTCAAGGATGCCAGAGCCAGGGGAATGAAGGTAGGACACTTCCGTCCTGTGACCCTGTGGCCCTTCCCCGATAAGGAGCTGGAGAAGCTAGCCCGAAAGGTCAAGACCATCATAGTCCCCGAGCTGAACTGCGGCCAGATGGTATTGGAAGTGGAGCGTGCGGTTCACGGAAAATCCAGGGTAGTACCCATGGAGTTGGTCAACGGGGATCTGTTCCACCCCAAGGATATTCTCGAAAAAATCTCCCAGGAGGTCAGATAA
- a CDS encoding 2-oxoacid:ferredoxin oxidoreductase subunit beta codes for MPSKEVYSWLRTRFFPHMWCPGCGHGIIMHSLLRALVDLKKDQSNTVIASGIGCSSRMPGYIDACTLHTTHGRSLGFATGIKMVKPEMTVIDVMGDGDCSAIGGNHFIHACRRNIDITAIVMNNNIYGMTGGQASPTTPGGALATTAPYGAVDPTFDLCRLAEGAGATFVARSTIANPKQAEKYIVDGIKHKGFSVVEIISSCHTQFGRKNNRRTPISNIEFLKSATVTKEKAKDMSPEELYGRIVVGEFVNKTAPEYTEQYLAMTKKVREG; via the coding sequence ATGCCCTCGAAAGAAGTATACAGCTGGCTCAGAACGCGGTTTTTCCCCCATATGTGGTGCCCTGGATGCGGCCACGGAATAATCATGCACTCGCTGCTTCGGGCATTGGTGGACCTTAAGAAAGACCAGAGCAACACGGTCATCGCCTCCGGAATCGGATGCTCCAGCCGTATGCCCGGTTACATCGACGCCTGCACCCTTCACACGACCCACGGTCGTTCTCTGGGATTCGCCACAGGTATCAAGATGGTCAAACCGGAGATGACCGTTATAGACGTAATGGGCGACGGAGACTGCTCCGCGATAGGAGGCAACCATTTTATCCACGCCTGCCGACGTAACATCGACATAACGGCCATCGTGATGAACAACAACATATACGGCATGACCGGAGGACAGGCATCTCCAACCACTCCCGGCGGAGCTTTGGCCACCACCGCTCCTTACGGTGCAGTCGATCCCACCTTCGATCTATGTCGTTTGGCCGAGGGAGCTGGAGCGACTTTCGTGGCAAGATCGACCATCGCCAACCCCAAGCAGGCGGAGAAGTATATCGTCGATGGCATAAAGCACAAGGGATTCTCCGTGGTGGAGATAATCTCCAGCTGTCACACCCAGTTCGGCCGTAAGAACAACAGGCGTACTCCCATATCCAACATAGAGTTCCTCAAGTCCGCCACCGTCACCAAGGAAAAGGCAAAGGATATGTCTCCGGAGGAGCTTTACGGCAGGATAGTCGTAGGAGAGTTCGTCAACAAGACCGCTCCCGAGTACACCGAACAATACCTTGCCATGACCAAGAAAGTGAGGGAAGGCTAA
- a CDS encoding cell envelope biogenesis protein TolA, whose translation MATSLTEEIKKVEAQAKQQVAEARSEAAKIVSKARDEADLMRKESKQEAYKRYKSRLTEVEAEAEKKADSIVAEGEKEAQKFIEAGRKGVDAVSSWVAEEVMARYGRS comes from the coding sequence ATGGCGACCAGTCTTACCGAAGAGATCAAAAAGGTCGAAGCTCAGGCTAAACAACAGGTGGCTGAAGCCAGATCCGAGGCAGCTAAGATAGTCTCCAAGGCAAGGGACGAGGCGGATCTTATGCGCAAGGAATCGAAGCAGGAGGCCTACAAGAGGTACAAAAGCCGATTGACCGAGGTAGAGGCGGAGGCGGAGAAGAAAGCCGACTCCATCGTTGCGGAGGGCGAAAAAGAGGCTCAAAAGTTTATCGAGGCCGGTAGAAAAGGTGTCGATGCTGTGTCCTCCTGGGTTGCGGAAGAGGTGATGGCTAGATATGGGCGTAGCTAG
- a CDS encoding V-type ATPase subunit, with product MVARLRAMENRLLDESLFQRLIECDGLDGAIKVLGETVYAPWIMEMKSNEEFDSAIEAELHLAYDEISRFTPDEELVQLCRLPYDFHNVKVLVKSLILSKEGGDRRFDLLTSLGTIDTDSLVMAVESEEYRLLPFGLHRTIPQVLTHWDQNHDMLAVECALDRCLFKAMSDLVGKLSMPQVNLWFKRRVDAENVRTLIRLSRAQVEPSAAVDFLHKGGDISIDRLISTLAEPIESWGRLLAFADVGTVFDYIQDASDMETLLMVFDKILDDYVTDVLEEAKYGCFEPENVLRFSWLKELEAKNLRVILVSIANGADRDMVRRLMRRVG from the coding sequence TTGGTCGCGCGTCTGAGGGCGATGGAGAATCGGTTGCTCGACGAGTCCCTCTTCCAGAGACTTATCGAGTGTGACGGTCTGGACGGAGCCATAAAGGTACTTGGGGAGACCGTTTACGCCCCATGGATCATGGAGATGAAGTCCAACGAGGAGTTTGACTCGGCCATCGAGGCGGAGCTTCATCTCGCTTACGATGAGATCAGCCGATTCACCCCGGACGAGGAGTTGGTTCAGCTTTGCCGACTGCCTTACGATTTTCACAACGTCAAGGTTCTGGTGAAGAGCCTGATCCTCTCCAAAGAAGGTGGAGATCGTCGCTTCGATCTCCTGACGTCTCTGGGGACCATCGACACCGATTCTTTGGTCATGGCAGTGGAGAGCGAGGAGTACCGTCTGTTGCCATTCGGCCTGCATCGCACTATCCCGCAGGTATTGACTCATTGGGATCAGAATCACGATATGCTGGCGGTCGAGTGCGCCTTGGACAGGTGCCTCTTCAAGGCCATGTCCGATTTGGTCGGCAAGCTCTCGATGCCTCAGGTGAACCTTTGGTTCAAGAGGCGGGTAGATGCGGAGAACGTCCGTACTCTCATTAGGTTAAGTCGAGCCCAGGTGGAGCCCTCGGCAGCGGTGGACTTTTTACATAAAGGCGGGGATATATCGATAGACCGTCTTATATCCACTCTAGCAGAGCCGATCGAAAGCTGGGGAAGGCTTCTAGCCTTCGCCGACGTCGGAACGGTCTTCGATTACATCCAGGATGCCTCCGATATGGAGACTCTCCTGATGGTCTTCGACAAAATTCTCGATGATTACGTAACCGACGTGCTAGAAGAGGCGAAGTACGGTTGCTTTGAGCCGGAAAACGTACTCCGTTTTTCCTGGTTGAAAGAGTTGGAAGCCAAAAACCTGAGGGTTATATTGGTTTCCATCGCCAACGGAGCCGATCGAGATATGGTGAGGAGGCTGATGCGTCGTGTCGGATAA
- the rlmD gene encoding 23S rRNA (uracil(1939)-C(5))-methyltransferase RlmD, whose product MGKEITLTVRDVNSRGQGVAVGEEGKIVFLDGGLPSEVVRVSLETEKKNYATAKVLNIEVPSEHRITPRCPWYGLCGGCQLQHGSYDLQLEIKTKSVKDAMERIGRMKVERPICHPSPIQWGYRNKASFPVRSENGGEIGFFKSGSHKLAPIDGCPVLMPHVEKLYVDFRNRVMPELKRNGVPFYDERRHKGLLRHMVFRGNREGSLLALAVVTSLRNCRGKELLERSLARLKGTTQASFSGIWNENSSRGNRILGDRSSTIWGDGVITEKISNYDLSYDGTAFFQVNPFQAERLFLRASSIVAERGGAVVELYAGVGALTVFLAKAAKTVLAVEEWAPAIERLLENVSRNGLDNVKGICNRAEDTVRTMVEAKPDVIVVDPPRGGCASEVLDAVTESSADMLVYVSCNPSTLARDGAKLVSDGWELATSECFDLFPQTVHVETLASFKRIARG is encoded by the coding sequence GTGGGCAAAGAAATCACTCTTACAGTCAGAGACGTGAATTCCAGAGGACAAGGGGTGGCAGTCGGAGAGGAAGGCAAGATAGTCTTCCTTGACGGGGGGCTGCCTTCCGAGGTAGTAAGGGTTTCCCTGGAGACGGAGAAAAAAAACTACGCTACTGCTAAGGTCCTTAATATCGAGGTTCCGTCGGAACATAGGATAACCCCTAGATGTCCCTGGTACGGTCTCTGCGGAGGATGTCAGCTCCAACACGGAAGTTACGATCTACAGCTGGAGATAAAGACCAAGAGCGTGAAAGACGCCATGGAGAGGATCGGAAGGATGAAGGTAGAGAGACCCATCTGTCACCCGAGTCCTATTCAATGGGGCTATCGTAACAAGGCCTCGTTTCCCGTAAGGTCCGAAAACGGCGGAGAAATAGGTTTTTTTAAATCCGGCAGCCATAAATTAGCACCTATCGATGGATGCCCCGTTCTCATGCCCCACGTGGAAAAACTCTACGTCGATTTCAGGAATAGGGTGATGCCGGAGTTGAAAAGGAACGGAGTTCCCTTTTACGACGAAAGACGACATAAAGGCCTGTTGCGACACATGGTTTTCAGGGGCAACAGAGAGGGTTCTCTTTTGGCTCTCGCAGTTGTTACATCCCTCAGAAACTGCCGTGGAAAAGAGCTTCTCGAGCGATCTCTAGCTAGACTTAAGGGTACGACTCAGGCGTCGTTTTCCGGAATCTGGAACGAAAACTCCTCCAGAGGAAACAGGATACTTGGAGACAGATCGTCGACGATATGGGGAGATGGGGTCATAACGGAAAAGATCTCAAACTACGATCTATCCTATGATGGTACGGCTTTCTTTCAGGTAAATCCGTTTCAGGCGGAAAGGCTTTTCCTCAGAGCGTCCTCTATCGTTGCCGAAAGGGGAGGGGCGGTCGTGGAACTCTACGCCGGAGTGGGAGCTCTGACCGTCTTTTTAGCCAAAGCTGCGAAAACGGTATTGGCAGTTGAGGAGTGGGCACCTGCGATCGAAAGGCTTTTGGAAAACGTCTCCCGTAACGGATTGGACAACGTCAAGGGGATATGCAATAGAGCGGAGGATACCGTCAGGACCATGGTGGAGGCCAAGCCTGACGTGATCGTCGTCGATCCTCCGAGAGGTGGCTGTGCCTCGGAGGTCCTGGATGCCGTCACGGAGAGCTCTGCCGATATGTTGGTTTACGTCTCCTGTAACCCCTCTACACTGGCGAGAGACGGCGCTAAGCTGGTCTCCGACGGTTGGGAGTTGGCCACATCGGAGTGTTTCGACCTTTTTCCTCAGACCGTTCACGTCGAAACCCTGGCCTCGTTCAAACGCATCGCAAGAGGTTGA
- a CDS encoding V-type ATP synthase subunit I — protein sequence MGVASVKKLELYAHNTVVDTVLATLQKLGCCEIVLPDGDEDGQKSPAILADLDDKISEARYLLRILEPHYVDEISSIARSFGERPEFPLRHLASASDSFEVKERAEEVRALERKLVEIRSDISQTDGYLTFLDELKDMPYPMSLMSSGTEIVSGIMGTIPVEKIDQWNRSILDALGEDIETYYVPFGPKDKETWVVMVGLRALESRAMEIAGGFGFSKIDVSKDLSLSPQEEIKRLVDKRERLLKEAEDLDVKMHQKAEELVPDVRRFSDYWAVLADRARALEGGEYTDEVVLIRSWVPAEEEDELVKALSPVSDLTELCFYDPEESDMPPTMLQNPEWSLPFETLTKLYGAPKYGGIDPTPLLAPFFFIFFGMCLGDGGYGLIMVGFFMAFLKKFKKMPSGTKQFFSLFVLSGIAATLVGALTGSWMGDMIDVVPFLRFLKPIKDIPVLLIPMNDPMAFLGISLVFGIVQIFFGMAVAMKDCLRKGDYMGAFADQLGWMVFLTGLLLLGASTKLPAISWLGKLVTAAGAITLVATQGRDKDGMIQKAISGLLSLYNVTAYLGDVLSYSRLLALGLATSAIAMIINMLAGLSSTIPYVGWLIAIVIFLGGHLFSVAVNVLGAFVHSLRLQYVEFFSKFYAGGGRLFEPLRYNTKYVAISEEGGEG from the coding sequence ATGGGCGTAGCTAGTGTCAAAAAGCTGGAGCTATACGCTCACAACACCGTGGTCGACACGGTTCTCGCCACGCTTCAGAAATTAGGGTGTTGTGAGATCGTCCTTCCCGATGGAGACGAGGATGGACAGAAGTCTCCGGCAATTCTGGCGGATTTGGACGATAAGATCAGCGAAGCCCGATATCTCCTAAGGATACTGGAGCCCCATTATGTAGACGAGATCAGCTCTATAGCTAGATCCTTTGGGGAAAGGCCGGAGTTCCCACTTCGGCATCTGGCTTCCGCATCCGATTCGTTCGAGGTCAAGGAGAGGGCGGAGGAAGTTCGCGCCCTGGAGAGAAAACTCGTCGAGATTCGATCTGATATATCTCAGACGGACGGATATCTGACTTTTCTCGACGAGTTGAAGGATATGCCCTATCCGATGAGCCTCATGTCATCCGGAACCGAAATAGTATCCGGCATCATGGGAACCATCCCGGTCGAAAAGATAGACCAGTGGAATCGGTCCATCTTAGACGCTTTGGGAGAGGACATCGAGACCTATTATGTGCCATTCGGCCCCAAGGATAAAGAGACCTGGGTCGTTATGGTGGGACTAAGAGCCTTGGAATCGAGGGCTATGGAGATAGCCGGTGGTTTCGGCTTTTCAAAGATCGACGTTTCGAAAGACCTGTCCCTGTCCCCGCAGGAGGAGATAAAACGCCTCGTCGACAAGAGGGAGCGGCTTCTAAAAGAGGCCGAGGATCTGGACGTTAAGATGCATCAAAAGGCGGAGGAGCTGGTCCCTGATGTCCGGAGATTCAGCGACTACTGGGCTGTTCTTGCCGATCGCGCGAGAGCACTGGAAGGCGGAGAGTACACCGACGAAGTCGTTTTAATCCGCTCCTGGGTTCCGGCGGAAGAAGAGGACGAACTGGTTAAGGCTCTTTCTCCTGTGTCCGATCTTACCGAACTTTGTTTTTACGATCCGGAGGAGTCCGACATGCCTCCGACTATGCTTCAAAATCCCGAGTGGTCTCTTCCGTTCGAGACCTTGACCAAGCTTTACGGAGCTCCCAAATACGGTGGTATAGATCCGACTCCTCTGTTGGCGCCGTTTTTCTTCATATTCTTCGGGATGTGTCTGGGAGACGGTGGGTACGGTCTCATCATGGTCGGTTTCTTCATGGCCTTCCTTAAAAAATTCAAGAAAATGCCCTCGGGAACCAAGCAATTCTTCTCTCTTTTCGTTCTGTCCGGCATTGCCGCCACCTTGGTCGGCGCCTTAACCGGAAGTTGGATGGGAGACATGATAGACGTAGTACCGTTCCTTCGTTTCCTTAAGCCCATCAAGGATATCCCGGTCCTCCTGATTCCCATGAACGATCCTATGGCCTTTTTGGGGATCTCTCTGGTTTTCGGCATAGTCCAAATATTCTTCGGGATGGCCGTCGCCATGAAGGATTGCCTGAGAAAAGGCGATTATATGGGTGCTTTTGCGGATCAACTCGGATGGATGGTTTTCCTTACCGGACTTCTCCTCCTAGGCGCTTCCACTAAGTTGCCTGCGATCTCCTGGTTGGGCAAGCTCGTCACCGCAGCTGGAGCGATAACCTTGGTGGCGACGCAGGGCAGAGATAAAGACGGCATGATCCAAAAAGCGATCTCTGGACTACTGAGTCTGTATAACGTGACAGCCTACCTGGGGGACGTCCTCAGTTACAGTCGTCTCCTGGCCTTGGGATTGGCTACTTCGGCCATAGCTATGATAATAAACATGTTGGCCGGTCTTTCCTCGACCATTCCTTACGTAGGATGGCTGATAGCCATCGTTATTTTCCTGGGAGGTCACCTTTTCAGCGTGGCAGTCAACGTCCTGGGAGCGTTCGTCCATTCTCTGCGTCTACAGTACGTGGAGTTCTTCAGTAAGTTCTACGCCGGAGGAGGCCGTCTTTTCGAACCTCTTCGGTATAACACGAAGTACGTCGCCATATCAGAAGAGGGCGGCGAAGGCTAG
- a CDS encoding V-type ATP synthase subunit K, with translation MEHLGVMLTILGAALAAGFAGAGSAIGVGIAGESGAGVMTEDPGKFGLVLLLQALPGTQGIYGLLIAFFAMLKAGLIGGEPTMAITWLNGLGVLFACLPIAIAGYFSGIAQGKTSASCIQMIAKRPEETGKAVILPAMVETYAVLALLVSILLLNGIS, from the coding sequence ATGGAACATCTCGGTGTGATGCTGACGATTCTTGGTGCAGCTTTGGCCGCCGGTTTCGCCGGTGCTGGATCGGCTATCGGAGTTGGTATTGCCGGTGAATCCGGCGCTGGAGTCATGACGGAGGATCCCGGTAAATTCGGTTTAGTGCTTTTGCTTCAGGCCCTTCCGGGAACTCAGGGAATATACGGTCTTTTAATTGCTTTCTTTGCCATGCTCAAGGCTGGCCTCATCGGAGGAGAGCCCACGATGGCGATAACTTGGCTCAACGGACTAGGTGTCCTTTTCGCCTGCCTTCCTATAGCCATAGCCGGGTATTTTTCCGGAATAGCTCAGGGAAAGACTTCCGCTTCCTGTATTCAGATGATCGCCAAGCGTCCGGAGGAGACCGGTAAAGCCGTTATCCTTCCCGCTATGGTCGAGACCTACGCCGTTCTTGCCCTTTTGGTGAGTATCCTCCTGCTCAACGGGATATCCTAG
- the tsaB gene encoding tRNA (adenosine(37)-N6)-threonylcarbamoyltransferase complex dimerization subunit type 1 TsaB: MDRILALDCCNRWTCGGIVSEGIPVSEINVDLGRSQAARLPSVVDSLLSFSGMSLQDIDAISITVGPGYFTGIRIAVAYGVSLAKGLGLPVIPISSLEALARGANPIVGDLIVPCIRAGRDAVYSAAFYLADDGFEEIMAEKERSLSDLSLALNDLDGFPKIVVTEDRTCRDMQYGGSINLIPRIGGIATALTAWHRKDYAVDPEAVKARYHRDPGIGGFSR, translated from the coding sequence ATGGATAGAATTCTGGCCCTGGACTGTTGTAATCGCTGGACCTGTGGGGGAATCGTCTCCGAGGGAATCCCGGTTTCCGAGATCAATGTGGATCTCGGAAGGTCACAGGCAGCCCGCCTTCCGTCTGTCGTGGATTCACTCCTCTCTTTTTCCGGGATGTCCTTGCAAGATATAGATGCGATATCGATTACGGTAGGTCCCGGGTATTTTACCGGAATACGCATAGCCGTTGCATATGGTGTCTCTCTCGCCAAGGGGCTGGGGCTCCCGGTTATACCGATAAGCTCCCTCGAAGCCCTGGCTCGGGGGGCTAACCCTATCGTCGGGGATCTGATCGTACCCTGCATAAGGGCTGGCAGAGACGCGGTCTATTCCGCCGCTTTTTATCTAGCCGACGACGGATTCGAGGAAATCATGGCCGAAAAAGAGAGATCTTTATCCGATCTATCGTTGGCCTTGAACGATTTAGACGGTTTTCCCAAGATCGTGGTGACGGAAGACCGTACATGTCGAGATATGCAATATGGTGGTTCCATAAACCTTATTCCGAGGATCGGTGGTATCGCCACGGCTTTGACGGCTTGGCACCGCAAGGACTATGCGGTAGACCCTGAGGCCGTAAAGGCTAGATACCATAGAGACCCCGGCATAGGTGGTTTTTCAAGATAA
- a CDS encoding 4Fe-4S dicluster domain-containing protein — MAKKFEVIINKTWCKGCSLCVEICPKKVLGIDDRQKAEPFEPEKCIGCRQCENICPDLAITIREAEKNG; from the coding sequence TTGGCGAAGAAGTTTGAGGTAATCATCAACAAGACCTGGTGCAAAGGATGTTCACTCTGTGTGGAGATCTGTCCTAAGAAGGTCCTCGGCATCGACGACAGGCAAAAAGCCGAGCCTTTCGAGCCCGAAAAGTGCATAGGGTGTCGCCAGTGCGAGAATATCTGTCCCGACTTGGCTATAACGATTAGGGAGGCGGAAAAAAATGGGTAA